TGGCGGAGGATGCGGAGAAAGCGTTTAAGGATGCAAATTATATTGTGAACGCTATACAGGTCGGGGGTTATGAGCCCTGTACTGTGATTGATTTTGAAATTCCAAAGAAATATGGTTTGAGGCAAACAATTGGCGATACTTTAGGTATTGGGGGCATTTTCCGTGCGTTACGCACTATCCCTGTGATGTTAAAGTATTGTGAGATTATAGAGAAGGTAGCACCGGATGCTTTGCTATTGAATTATACCAATCCGATGGCAATGGTTACCGGGGCTATCTTAAAAGCAACTTCGGTACGAACGGTTGGTTTGTGTCATAGTGTTCAGGTATGTGCACCGCAATTATGTTTGATGTTAGAACTGCCGGATGATGATTTGCAATGGAAAATTGCCGGTATAAATCATCAGGCATGGTTATTGGAGGTGAAACGGCATGGCGAGGATTTGTATACGGAAATTAAGCGTCGTGCAGAGTTGCCAGAATATCGCTGGAAGGATACAGTTCGGTTTGAGATAATGAAACGGTTCGGATATTATGTAACCGAATCGAGTGAACATAATGCGGAATATGTGCCATGGTTTATTAAAAGTAAAGCACCGCAATTAATTGATGAATTTAATATCCCGCTGGATGAATATCCTAAACGCTGTATGGCTCAAATTGAGGCGTGGA
This Candidatus Hydrogenedens sp. DNA region includes the following protein-coding sequences:
- a CDS encoding alpha-glucosidase/alpha-galactosidase produces the protein MSKICFLGAGSTVFAKNVLGDCMHVEALKDATVALLDIDPERLGESERMVKNLNKTLGADMKIESYLAEDAEKAFKDANYIVNAIQVGGYEPCTVIDFEIPKKYGLRQTIGDTLGIGGIFRALRTIPVMLKYCEIIEKVAPDALLLNYTNPMAMVTGAILKATSVRTVGLCHSVQVCAPQLCLMLELPDDDLQWKIAGINHQAWLLEVKRHGEDLYTEIKRRAELPEYRWKDTVRFEIMKRFGYYVTESSEHNAEYVPWFIKSKAPQLIDEFNIPLDEYPKRCMAQIEAWKYIRDELTSLDKPLSHERTHEYASYILEAIETGKPFTFGGNVLNYGLITNLPYKCCVEVMCVADRSGITPTYVGDLPVQCAALNRTNINVQEVTIEAVLKGKKEHIYQAAMLDPHTSAELTIDEIIHLCDDLMEAHGSWLPEFH